The following is a genomic window from Deltaproteobacteria bacterium PRO3.
GAGATCTCCAGCTCGCGCCCGGTTTCTTTGACCAGGGGGTCGAGTTCTGCCCGGCTGACTTGGCTTTGAAAGGGGACGGCATCGATGTCGGCTGTTTGCAAGGGCACCTGATAGGCGAGCGCGAAGGCGCCGCCGCCGCCGATCAAGAGCTTTAAGCCCCTGAGGCCCCGTTCCAACAGCTTTTGGTCGAGGCGAATCAAGGCCTTTTTCATCAGATCGGGTTTCATTTACGGTTTTAATAGACAATAAAAAAGACAAATTGTCAATTTATTTGTCTTTTAAAGGAACTCCCGATTTTCTCCCTGAAAGGCATTGTTTTTTTGGTCGCAAGCTTCTATAGCCTCGGTCTTATCCATTCCGGAATGATGGGGAGTGATTATGGCAGTGCCCGGCCATCAGGCCTTCGCGATCGGCAAATACCTTCTCAAACAACGCATCCTAGGTCGGAAGCGTTATCCGCTCAATCTGATGCTCGAGCCGCTGTTTCGTTGCAACTTGGCCTGTCCCGGTTGCGGCAAGATCCAATTCCCCGACGACGTCCTGAAAAAGAATCTCTCGGTCGAGCAGGCCCTGGCCGCGGCCGAGGAATGCGGCGCGCCGATGGTCACCATCCCCGGCGGCGAGCCGCTGATCCACCCGCAGATCGAAAAGATCGTCGAGGGCCTGCTCAAGCAGAAGCGCTACGTCATCCTCTGCACCAACGCCCTCCTGCTCGAGCGCAACCTGCCCAAATTCAAACCGGACAAGCGACTGACCTTCAGCATCCACATGGACGGCTACGGCGAGCACCACGACCACTGCGTCGACCGCGAGGGCACCTACGACATCGCCGTCAAGGCGATCAAGGCCGCCATCGCCCAGGGCCACCGCGTCATCACCAACACCACCGTCTTCGAGGGCCACTCGATCGACAACCTCGTGAAGCTCTTCGACCACATGATGGAACTGGGCGTCGAGGGCCTGACGATCTCGCCGGGTTTCAGCTACGAGAAGGCTCCCGACCAGGACCACTTCCTTTCGAAGAAGCGCACCCAGGCCTTCTTCCGGCAGCTGCTCGACTACAAGCGCGAGCACAAGAAGAAGTGGGATTTCAACAACAGCCCCTTCTTCATGGACTTCCTCGAGGGCAAGCGCGACTACGAGTGCACGCCCTGGGGCATGCCCACCTACAACGTCTTCGGCTGGCAGAAGCCCTGCTACCTGCTCACCAACGAGGGCTACGCGGCGACCTTCCAGGAGTACATGGAGGCCACCGAGTGGGACAAGTACGGCACCAACAGCGGCAACCCCAAGTGCGCCAACTGCGCCACCCACTGCGGCTACGAGCCCAGCGCGGTCAGCGACGGCATGTCCAGCATCAAGAAGATGATCGAGCTGGGGCGGGCGACGGCGGCGGGCTCGCGGGGCTAGAATTCAAGATTTCCAAAAAAAAAAGGAGACGGTTTTCGCCGTCTCCTTTTTTATTTAGAACGATAAAGAAGCTTATTTCTTTTTCCGACGCGAGGCCCAGACCGCGGGGAGTGCCAGCACCAGGGCCCAGCCGCCGAAGGCGCTCAGGCCGGTCGCGGCGTTCAGGCTGCAACCGCTGCCTTCGAACATAAACTGCTTCGGCCCAGTCTGCTCCTTCGGCGTATCCGGCGTCACTTCTTTAGGCGTGTCCGGGGTCTGGGGCTGTTTGGGCTCTTCCGGCGGCTTGCAGAGCTCGATCTCGCACTCGGGTAATTTCTCTTTGAGCTTCGCCAGGCATTCGCAGGGCGGCAGCAATTTGAC
Proteins encoded in this region:
- the hpnH gene encoding adenosyl-hopene transferase HpnH codes for the protein MAVPGHQAFAIGKYLLKQRILGRKRYPLNLMLEPLFRCNLACPGCGKIQFPDDVLKKNLSVEQALAAAEECGAPMVTIPGGEPLIHPQIEKIVEGLLKQKRYVILCTNALLLERNLPKFKPDKRLTFSIHMDGYGEHHDHCVDREGTYDIAVKAIKAAIAQGHRVITNTTVFEGHSIDNLVKLFDHMMELGVEGLTISPGFSYEKAPDQDHFLSKKRTQAFFRQLLDYKREHKKKWDFNNSPFFMDFLEGKRDYECTPWGMPTYNVFGWQKPCYLLTNEGYAATFQEYMEATEWDKYGTNSGNPKCANCATHCGYEPSAVSDGMSSIKKMIELGRATAAGSRG